From a single Mycolicibacterium moriokaense genomic region:
- a CDS encoding zinc ribbon domain-containing protein, translating into MKAEVVQQRSLLELAELDAELGRIEHRAGNLAESKRLEEIQATHSAANDRLAALQIALEDLDEQVAKFEAEIDAVRQREDRDRKLLDSGATDAKQLTELQHELETLERRQASLEDSLLEVMERREELQTQQSTELTKIDELQKELGEAQRACDEARDELDRQRHQSLSRREELVAGLDVDLVALYERQRTRGGAGAGLLQGGRCGACRIEIDRGELARISAAADDDVLRCPECGAILLRVRGTGT; encoded by the coding sequence ATGAAAGCTGAAGTAGTGCAACAACGTTCGCTGCTCGAACTGGCCGAGCTCGACGCCGAGCTGGGCCGCATCGAGCACCGGGCGGGCAACCTCGCCGAGTCCAAGCGGCTGGAGGAGATCCAGGCGACGCACAGTGCGGCCAACGACCGGTTGGCGGCGTTGCAGATCGCGCTGGAAGACCTCGACGAGCAGGTGGCGAAGTTCGAAGCCGAGATCGATGCCGTCCGTCAGCGCGAGGACCGCGACCGCAAGCTGCTGGACTCCGGGGCCACGGATGCCAAGCAGCTCACCGAGTTACAGCACGAACTGGAAACCCTGGAGCGCAGGCAGGCGTCGCTGGAGGACTCGCTGCTGGAGGTCATGGAGCGTCGCGAGGAATTGCAGACCCAGCAGTCGACCGAGCTGACGAAGATCGACGAGTTGCAGAAGGAGCTGGGGGAGGCGCAGCGGGCGTGCGACGAAGCGCGCGACGAGCTCGACCGTCAGCGTCACCAATCTCTTTCGCGGCGTGAGGAACTCGTCGCCGGCCTGGACGTCGACCTGGTCGCGCTGTATGAGCGTCAACGTACGCGCGGAGGTGCGGGTGCGGGTCTGCTGCAGGGCGGCCGGTGCGGGGCATGCCGGATCGAGATCGACCGCGGTGAACTGGCCAGGATCTCCGCCGCTGCTGACGACGACGTGCTGCGGTGTCCCGAATGCGGAGCAATCCTGTTGCGGGTCAGGGGGACCGGCACATGA
- the cobC gene encoding Rv2231c family pyridoxal phosphate-dependent protein CobC, translated as MLDFAVNVRADQPPSWLVDRLAARMADLGRYPGAADEQRAREAVAARHGRGIDEVALLGGAAEGFALLPELRSRSAALIAPSFTEPEVALAAAGVPFRHVVLAPPFHLSDGRVPDDADLVIIGNPTNPTSVLHTREQIRALRRPGRIIVVDEAFADAVPGETESLAAEALPDVVVLRSLTKTWALAGLRVGYALGPPDLLERLTARRPHWPLGTLQLEAITACSSPEAVAEADRGAQRLRRLRVEMVEGLTSIGANVVDGCAPFVLFAVADAGLMRKHLDGKGIAVRRCDTFVGLDGEFLRAAVRPEWPALVEAIAEVMP; from the coding sequence ATGCTGGACTTTGCCGTCAACGTCCGCGCAGATCAGCCACCGTCGTGGCTGGTCGACCGGCTCGCCGCCCGGATGGCCGATCTCGGCAGGTACCCCGGTGCTGCCGACGAGCAGCGCGCCCGTGAGGCCGTCGCCGCCAGACACGGCCGCGGCATCGACGAGGTCGCCCTGCTCGGCGGGGCCGCCGAAGGGTTCGCCCTGCTGCCCGAGCTGCGGTCGCGGTCCGCGGCTCTGATCGCCCCGTCCTTCACCGAGCCCGAGGTCGCCCTCGCCGCGGCCGGGGTCCCGTTCCGGCACGTCGTGCTCGCGCCGCCGTTTCACCTGTCCGACGGCCGCGTGCCCGACGACGCGGACCTCGTCATCATCGGTAACCCGACCAACCCGACTTCGGTGCTGCACACCCGCGAGCAGATCAGAGCGCTACGCAGGCCGGGACGCATCATCGTCGTCGACGAGGCGTTCGCGGACGCGGTGCCCGGCGAGACGGAGTCCCTGGCGGCCGAGGCGCTGCCCGATGTGGTGGTACTGCGCAGCCTGACCAAAACGTGGGCACTGGCCGGCCTGCGCGTCGGCTACGCCCTCGGCCCGCCCGATCTGCTCGAACGGCTGACCGCGCGCCGCCCGCACTGGCCGCTGGGCACCCTGCAATTGGAGGCCATCACCGCGTGCAGCAGCCCGGAGGCCGTCGCCGAGGCCGACCGCGGTGCGCAGCGCCTGCGCCGCCTGCGTGTCGAGATGGTCGAGGGCCTGACTAGCATCGGGGCAAATGTCGTCGACGGATGTGCGCCCTTTGTCCTGTTCGCCGTTGCGGATGCTGGGCTGATGCGAAAGCACCTCGACGGCAAGGGCATTGCAGTCCGGCGGTGTGACACCTTCGTCGGACTGGACGGGGAGTTCCTGCGTGCCGCGGTGCGGCCCGAGTGGCCGGCGCTCGTTGAGGCGATCGCCGAGGTGATGCCGTGA
- a CDS encoding low molecular weight protein-tyrosine-phosphatase — MAEKMFAHQIRERGLADAVRVTSAGTGGWHEGEPADRRASHVLRSHGYPTSHSATQITDDHLSADLVIALGRNHVRMLREMGVEADRVRMLRSFDPRSGAHPHDVEDPYYGDHDDFEDVFAVIDAALPGLHRWVDEQLADRGIAS; from the coding sequence ATGGCGGAGAAGATGTTCGCGCATCAGATCCGCGAGCGCGGCCTCGCCGACGCGGTACGGGTGACGAGCGCGGGCACCGGCGGCTGGCATGAGGGCGAACCCGCGGACCGCCGAGCCAGTCACGTGCTGCGCTCGCACGGCTATCCCACGTCGCACAGTGCCACGCAGATCACCGACGACCACCTGTCCGCCGACCTCGTCATCGCGCTGGGGCGCAACCACGTCCGGATGTTGCGGGAGATGGGTGTGGAGGCGGACCGGGTGCGGATGCTGCGGTCGTTCGACCCGCGCTCGGGGGCGCACCCGCACGACGTCGAGGATCCCTACTACGGCGATCACGACGATTTCGAGGACGTCTTCGCGGTGATCGACGCGGCGCTGCCCGGCCTCCATCGGTGGGTGGACGAGCAACTCGCCGACCGGGGAATCGCGAGCTGA
- a CDS encoding HAD-IA family hydrolase, whose amino-acid sequence MTARPQLVIFDLDGTLTDSAQGIVASFRHALSTVGAVVPDGDLAAMIVGPPMHHTLQEMGLGDDADAAIAAYREDYLARGWAMNRPFDGVPTLLADLRSAGIRLAVATSKAEPTAQRILAHFGLDGHFEVIAGASVDGLRATKSEVVKHALVQLEPLPELVLMVGDRSHDVEGAAEHGIDTVVVGWGYGRGDFDGPDAVTAHAHVATVEDLREVLGV is encoded by the coding sequence GTGACGGCACGCCCGCAGCTGGTGATCTTCGACCTTGACGGCACCCTGACCGATTCGGCTCAGGGCATCGTGGCCAGCTTCCGTCATGCGTTGAGCACGGTCGGCGCCGTCGTTCCCGACGGCGACCTCGCCGCCATGATCGTCGGCCCACCCATGCACCACACGCTGCAGGAGATGGGTCTCGGCGACGACGCCGACGCCGCGATCGCCGCGTACCGGGAGGACTACCTGGCCCGCGGCTGGGCGATGAACCGCCCGTTCGACGGCGTCCCCACCCTGCTGGCCGACCTGCGGTCCGCGGGGATCCGGCTGGCCGTGGCCACCTCGAAGGCCGAGCCGACCGCGCAGCGCATCCTCGCCCATTTCGGTCTCGACGGTCACTTCGAGGTCATCGCGGGCGCCAGCGTCGACGGTTTGCGCGCGACCAAGTCCGAGGTCGTCAAGCACGCGCTGGTCCAGCTCGAGCCGCTGCCGGAGCTCGTGCTGATGGTCGGCGACCGGTCACACGACGTCGAGGGCGCCGCCGAACACGGCATCGACACCGTGGTGGTCGGCTGGGGCTACGGCCGCGGAGACTTCGACGGCCCCGACGCGGTCACCGCCCACGCGCACGTCGCCACCGTCGAGGACCTGCGGGAGGTGCTGGGTGTCTGA
- a CDS encoding DUF2855 family protein, which translates to MDLELNRKDLHDTRIVHADPPSLADGEALLRVESFGLTANNITYAVFGDAMNYWAFFPASDPDWGKLNVWGYAHVEETRNSGLRQGMRVYGYLPCASHLVVTPSRIDTKGFFDAAPHRANLPSAYQGYRDVETDPVYSADREAEHILFFPLFFTSFLIDDFLADENFFGTDTVVISSASSKTAIIAAYLLAKRDGVNVVGLTSNGNRAFVESLNIYDDVHLYDAVAELPGDRAVYVDISGDGAVRTDVHSRYGDRLAHSATVGATHWTQMAPGPSAARTGEPPSSTGKSRRRGSRSRNGPPDGCASSGFRPRTKSSGPTSSCSTPRWTRRRASSSRSARWRVPSPDTTTVRGSPRAATVFGA; encoded by the coding sequence GTGGACCTCGAACTGAACCGTAAGGATCTGCACGACACCCGCATCGTCCATGCCGACCCGCCCTCGCTGGCCGATGGCGAGGCGCTGCTCCGCGTCGAATCGTTCGGCCTGACCGCGAACAACATCACCTACGCCGTCTTCGGCGATGCGATGAACTACTGGGCGTTCTTCCCGGCTTCGGACCCGGACTGGGGAAAGCTGAACGTCTGGGGTTACGCCCACGTCGAGGAGACGCGGAATTCCGGTCTGCGCCAGGGCATGCGGGTCTACGGCTACCTGCCGTGCGCCAGCCACCTGGTCGTCACCCCGTCCCGTATCGACACCAAGGGTTTCTTCGACGCGGCGCCGCACCGCGCCAACCTGCCGTCGGCCTATCAGGGGTACCGCGACGTCGAGACCGACCCCGTCTACTCAGCCGACCGCGAGGCTGAACACATCCTGTTCTTCCCGCTGTTCTTCACGTCGTTCCTCATCGACGACTTCCTCGCCGACGAGAACTTCTTCGGGACAGACACCGTCGTCATCTCCAGCGCCTCGTCGAAGACGGCCATCATCGCGGCGTACCTGCTTGCCAAGCGCGACGGCGTCAACGTCGTGGGCCTCACCTCGAACGGCAACCGCGCGTTCGTCGAAAGCCTGAACATCTACGACGATGTGCACCTGTATGACGCGGTCGCCGAGCTGCCCGGCGATCGCGCGGTGTACGTCGACATCTCGGGCGACGGCGCGGTGCGCACCGATGTCCACTCCCGCTACGGCGACCGCCTGGCCCACAGCGCCACCGTCGGCGCGACGCACTGGACCCAAATGGCCCCGGGGCCAAGCGCGGCAAGGACTGGGGAACCGCCGAGCTCGACCGGAAAGTCGCGCAGGCGTGGGAGCCGTTCGCGAAATGGCCCGCCGGATGGCTGCGCGTCCAGCGGATTTCGACCGAGGACGAAATCCAGCGGGCCTACCTCGAGCTGCTCGACGCCGAGGTGGACCCGGCGTCGGGCATCGTCGTCACGCTCAGCTAGGTGGCGTGTACCTTCGCCTGATACGACGACTGTGCGCGGCAGCCCACGCGCCGCAACAGTATTCGGGGCATAA
- a CDS encoding cobalamin biosynthesis protein, with translation MSAPRRHGRAVGVAVGWLADLLFGDPRRGHPVALFGRGAAAFERLTYADTRGAGMIHIAALLGALGVAGIFSERAVGRAGQPALMAAATFVTLGGTSLARTGEQMAAHLGQGDVEAARRLLPSLCGRDPSVLDADGLARAALESVAENTSDAQVAPLLWGAVGGVPAILVYRGANTLDAMIGHKSPRYARFGWAAARFDDAANVVAARVAAVLVIVCAPVAGGSPLGAWRAWRRDAARHPSPNAGVVESAFAGALGVRLGGPTQYAHELEIRPTLGDGPAPTINDLKRAVRLSRAVQVAAAVVAMGLSAACRSGRRASPRS, from the coding sequence GTGTCAGCTCCCCGTCGCCATGGCCGTGCCGTCGGCGTGGCGGTCGGTTGGTTGGCCGACCTGTTGTTCGGCGACCCGCGCCGGGGCCATCCGGTGGCGCTGTTCGGCCGTGGCGCAGCGGCTTTCGAGCGGCTGACCTACGCCGACACCCGCGGCGCCGGCATGATCCACATCGCGGCTCTGCTCGGGGCGCTGGGTGTCGCCGGGATCTTCAGCGAACGGGCTGTCGGGCGGGCGGGACAACCCGCGCTCATGGCGGCGGCGACCTTCGTGACACTGGGCGGCACGTCGCTAGCCCGCACGGGCGAGCAGATGGCGGCTCACCTCGGGCAGGGTGACGTGGAGGCCGCCCGTCGCCTGCTGCCGTCGTTGTGTGGACGCGATCCGTCGGTCCTCGACGCCGACGGCCTGGCGCGGGCGGCGCTGGAATCGGTCGCGGAGAACACCTCCGATGCGCAGGTCGCGCCGTTGCTGTGGGGCGCCGTCGGTGGCGTCCCCGCGATTCTGGTCTACCGGGGCGCCAACACCCTGGACGCGATGATCGGACACAAATCGCCGCGGTATGCCCGATTCGGCTGGGCCGCAGCCCGTTTCGACGACGCCGCCAACGTCGTCGCCGCCCGCGTCGCCGCAGTCCTCGTCATCGTGTGCGCACCGGTGGCCGGTGGTTCACCGCTGGGTGCGTGGCGGGCGTGGCGCCGCGACGCGGCTCGTCATCCCAGCCCCAACGCGGGCGTGGTCGAGTCCGCCTTCGCGGGCGCGCTCGGTGTGCGGTTGGGCGGTCCCACCCAGTACGCCCACGAACTCGAGATCCGCCCCACTCTCGGCGACGGCCCGGCCCCGACGATCAACGACCTCAAGCGGGCCGTGCGACTGTCGCGGGCGGTGCAGGTGGCCGCTGCAGTGGTGGCGATGGGCCTCAGCGCCGCTTGCCGTAGCGGTCGGCGAGCTTCGCCTCGGTCGTGA
- a CDS encoding Nif3-like dinuclear metal center hexameric protein: MSVRLSDVIDVLEAAYPPNLAQDWDSVGLVCGDPSETVETVTVAVDATAAVVAEVPDRGLLLAHHPLLLRGVDTVAADTAKGALLHQMIRTGRALFTAHTNADAASPGVSDALADALGLTVEEVLAPIPTGPGVDKWVVFVPAENADAVRTAMFDAGAGRIGDYSHCSWSTTGIGQFLPHDGAAPAIGTVGTVEHVPEERVEVVAPSRVRGHVLAAMRAAHPYEEPAFDVFEMAPLPGDAGLGRICSLPRPERLSTFVARVHDALPATSWGIRASGDAETTVSRVAVCGGAGDSLLDAVADAGVQAYVTADLRHHPADEHRRASDVALVDVAHWASEYPWCRQAADVLRGHFGEALPVRVSAVRTDPWNVERTRHES, from the coding sequence GTGAGCGTGCGGCTTTCCGACGTCATCGACGTGCTCGAGGCGGCCTACCCGCCGAATCTGGCGCAGGACTGGGACTCGGTCGGTCTGGTCTGCGGCGACCCGTCGGAGACCGTCGAGACGGTGACGGTTGCCGTCGACGCCACCGCCGCCGTCGTCGCCGAGGTGCCCGACCGGGGGCTGCTGCTCGCACACCATCCGCTGCTACTGCGTGGGGTCGACACCGTCGCCGCCGACACCGCCAAAGGCGCGCTGCTGCACCAGATGATCCGCACCGGACGGGCGCTGTTCACCGCGCACACCAACGCCGACGCCGCATCGCCGGGAGTGTCGGACGCGTTGGCCGACGCGTTGGGCCTCACGGTCGAGGAGGTCCTCGCCCCGATCCCGACCGGACCGGGTGTGGACAAGTGGGTGGTCTTCGTACCCGCCGAAAACGCCGACGCGGTCCGCACCGCGATGTTCGACGCGGGTGCCGGACGCATCGGTGACTACTCCCACTGCAGTTGGAGTACGACGGGTATCGGCCAGTTCCTGCCGCACGACGGTGCAGCACCGGCCATCGGCACCGTCGGCACGGTCGAGCACGTACCAGAGGAGCGGGTCGAGGTGGTCGCACCGTCCCGGGTGCGCGGTCATGTGCTGGCGGCGATGCGCGCCGCGCACCCGTACGAGGAGCCCGCGTTCGACGTCTTCGAAATGGCGCCGCTGCCGGGCGATGCCGGACTGGGCCGTATCTGCTCGCTGCCGCGGCCGGAACGGCTGTCGACGTTCGTCGCACGGGTGCACGATGCGCTGCCCGCCACGTCGTGGGGAATCCGCGCCTCCGGAGACGCCGAGACCACGGTGTCGAGGGTGGCGGTCTGCGGCGGTGCGGGCGATTCGCTGCTCGATGCGGTGGCTGACGCGGGCGTGCAGGCCTACGTCACCGCGGATCTGCGACACCATCCCGCCGACGAGCACCGGCGCGCGTCCGACGTGGCGCTTGTCGACGTCGCACACTGGGCGAGCGAATACCCGTGGTGTCGGCAGGCGGCAGACGTGCTGCGCGGTCATTTCGGTGAAGCATTACCCGTGCGAGTGTCAGCGGTTCGTACTGACCCATGGAATGTCGAGAGAACGAGGCATGAAAGCTGA
- a CDS encoding helix-turn-helix transcriptional regulator — MSIQPRDLAALNGLSHLDDPLRRQLYEYVVQHDGPVSREQAAVAASIGRTLAAYHLDKLAEAGLLTVSYQRPAGRGGPGAGRPAKLYARAVDEITVSVPPRDYQLLASLLVASVEQDDSGAVQQAMNNAAHESGRRAGVEADGKVVDALLARGYLPRVDDGRITLRNCPFHLVAQDHRDVVCGLNLRLVEGVIEGCGHRQARAELDPDPDRCCVVVHDAEASSRMRD, encoded by the coding sequence ATGTCCATCCAGCCCCGTGACCTGGCCGCACTGAACGGCCTGAGCCACCTGGATGACCCGTTGCGGCGGCAGTTGTACGAATACGTCGTCCAGCACGACGGGCCGGTTTCGCGTGAACAGGCCGCGGTCGCCGCGTCGATCGGACGCACGCTGGCGGCCTACCACCTCGACAAGTTGGCGGAGGCCGGCCTGCTGACGGTCAGCTATCAACGACCAGCCGGGCGTGGCGGGCCGGGGGCCGGACGCCCCGCCAAGCTGTACGCCCGGGCCGTCGACGAGATCACCGTCAGCGTGCCGCCCCGCGACTACCAACTACTGGCATCCCTTCTCGTCGCATCCGTCGAACAGGACGACAGCGGAGCGGTCCAGCAGGCGATGAACAACGCTGCGCACGAGTCGGGTCGAAGAGCCGGCGTCGAAGCCGACGGAAAGGTGGTGGACGCACTGCTCGCTCGCGGCTATCTGCCCCGTGTCGACGACGGCAGGATCACCCTGCGTAACTGCCCGTTCCATCTGGTTGCCCAGGATCACCGCGACGTGGTGTGCGGGCTGAATCTGCGGCTCGTCGAGGGCGTGATCGAGGGATGTGGTCATCGGCAGGCGCGCGCGGAACTCGATCCGGATCCCGACCGGTGCTGTGTGGTGGTGCACGACGCCGAGGCGTCTTCCCGTATGCGTGACTGA
- a CDS encoding SAM-dependent methyltransferase, producing MVRPSLKGEVVSTPDAKEHWEQHYGERERVWSGRVNARLAEVAPDLPIGRALDLGCGEGADAVWLAQRGWDVVAVDISDTALQRARAAAEERGLADRIDFQQHDLSETFPNGEFDLVSAHFFHSTVPLDRIRIFRRAAEAIRPGGTMLIVDHSGPPPGESKLDHHRDMFVSPEEVVAALNLPDAEWEPAQTKVVEREVNWPDREPFIWHDNVILLRRRRSG from the coding sequence ATGGTGAGGCCGTCCCTGAAGGGAGAAGTCGTGTCAACGCCTGACGCCAAGGAACATTGGGAACAGCACTACGGCGAACGTGAACGCGTGTGGAGCGGACGGGTCAACGCACGTCTCGCCGAGGTGGCTCCCGATCTGCCGATTGGTCGGGCGCTCGACCTCGGCTGCGGCGAGGGTGCGGACGCGGTGTGGCTGGCGCAGCGTGGCTGGGACGTCGTTGCGGTGGACATCTCCGATACCGCCCTACAGCGTGCGCGTGCTGCGGCCGAGGAGCGCGGCCTGGCGGATCGAATCGACTTCCAGCAACACGACCTCTCGGAGACCTTCCCGAACGGCGAATTCGACCTGGTGAGCGCCCACTTCTTTCATTCCACTGTGCCGCTGGACCGCATCCGGATATTCCGGCGGGCAGCCGAGGCCATCAGACCGGGCGGCACGATGCTGATCGTGGACCACAGCGGGCCTCCGCCGGGGGAGTCGAAGCTGGACCACCACCGTGACATGTTCGTGAGCCCGGAGGAAGTCGTCGCGGCGCTGAATCTGCCTGACGCGGAATGGGAGCCGGCGCAGACGAAAGTGGTCGAGCGGGAGGTGAACTGGCCCGACAGGGAGCCGTTCATCTGGCACGACAACGTGATCCTGCTGCGGCGGCGTCGTTCCGGCTAA
- a CDS encoding bifunctional RNase H/acid phosphatase: protein MKVIVEADGGARGNPGPAGYGAVVWTADHKTVLAERKQAIGHATNNVAEYNGLIAGLEEAAKLGASEVDVNMDSKLVVEQMSGRWKVKHPDIAPLHKQATALASRFNRVTYTWVPRAKNGHADRLANEAMDAAAELEAETSAPEAKTEKHSNPAGWTGARGAPTRFLLLRHGQTELSVERRYSGRGNPALTELGRRQAEAAAQFVAEKGGVAAVITSPLQRAYDTAEAAAKALGLDVTVEADLIETDFGGWEGLTFGEAAERDPALHRRWLRDTSVAPPDGESFDAAAERVGRARARIIAEHPGETVLVVSHVTPIKTLLRMALDAGPSILYRMHLDLASLSIAEFYPDGAASVRLVNQTSYLS from the coding sequence ATGAAGGTCATCGTCGAGGCTGACGGCGGAGCGCGCGGCAACCCGGGCCCCGCAGGGTATGGCGCGGTGGTATGGACTGCGGACCACAAGACCGTGCTCGCCGAACGCAAGCAGGCGATCGGCCATGCGACCAACAACGTCGCCGAATACAACGGCCTGATCGCGGGCCTGGAGGAAGCCGCGAAGCTGGGCGCCTCCGAGGTCGACGTCAACATGGACTCCAAGCTGGTGGTGGAGCAGATGTCGGGGCGCTGGAAGGTCAAGCATCCCGACATCGCGCCACTGCACAAGCAGGCCACCGCCTTGGCGTCGCGGTTCAATCGCGTCACCTACACCTGGGTGCCGCGGGCGAAGAACGGCCACGCCGATCGGTTGGCCAACGAAGCCATGGATGCGGCCGCCGAATTGGAGGCGGAAACATCGGCGCCGGAAGCCAAGACGGAAAAGCATTCCAACCCCGCGGGCTGGACCGGTGCGCGGGGTGCACCCACCCGGTTCCTGCTGCTGCGTCACGGCCAGACCGAATTGTCCGTCGAGCGACGGTATTCGGGCCGCGGCAATCCGGCGCTGACGGAACTCGGCCGTCGGCAGGCTGAAGCGGCCGCGCAGTTCGTGGCCGAGAAGGGCGGCGTCGCCGCAGTCATCACCTCGCCGCTGCAGCGTGCGTACGACACCGCCGAGGCGGCGGCCAAGGCGCTCGGTCTCGACGTCACCGTGGAGGCGGATCTGATCGAGACCGACTTCGGTGGCTGGGAGGGGCTGACGTTCGGCGAGGCCGCCGAGCGCGATCCCGCCTTGCACCGGCGTTGGTTGCGTGATACGAGCGTCGCGCCGCCGGACGGCGAGAGCTTTGACGCCGCGGCGGAGCGGGTGGGCAGGGCGCGGGCGCGGATCATTGCCGAGCATCCGGGTGAGACCGTGCTGGTGGTGTCGCACGTGACGCCCATCAAGACGCTGCTGCGCATGGCGCTTGACGCGGGTCCGAGCATTCTGTACCGCATGCACCTGGACCTGGCGTCGCTGTCGATCGCCGAGTTCTATCCCGACGGTGCGGCATCGGTGCGGCTGGTCAATCAGACGTCCTACCTGAGCTAG
- a CDS encoding SURF1 family cytochrome oxidase biogenesis protein, protein MKRWAFLFRPSWLALLVVVLAFAYLCFTVLAPWQLGKNTKTSRENAQIANSASADPVPVTTLLPQQDSSAPDEQWRRVTATGRYLPDHQVVARLRVVDGEPAFEVLVPFAVDGGPTVLVDRGYVRPEGGSRVPDIPAPPTGPVTITARLRDSEGAVPGKEPFREDGVQQVYSINTLQIAELTGVPLTGSYLQLIEDQPGGLGVIGLPHLDAGPFLSYGIQWIAFGIIAPIGLAYFVRAEILQRRREKAAKEAANAEPDKPLTTEAKLADRYGKRR, encoded by the coding sequence ATGAAGCGCTGGGCCTTCTTGTTCAGGCCATCCTGGTTGGCCCTGCTCGTCGTGGTGCTCGCGTTCGCGTACCTGTGTTTCACCGTGTTGGCACCCTGGCAGCTGGGCAAGAACACCAAGACGTCGCGGGAGAACGCCCAGATCGCGAACTCCGCGTCCGCTGACCCGGTGCCCGTGACAACGCTGCTACCGCAACAGGATTCGTCTGCACCCGACGAACAGTGGCGCCGGGTCACGGCGACCGGAAGGTATCTGCCCGACCACCAAGTGGTGGCCCGGTTACGGGTCGTCGACGGCGAACCCGCCTTCGAGGTGCTGGTGCCCTTCGCCGTCGACGGTGGGCCGACCGTGCTCGTCGACCGCGGTTACGTTCGCCCCGAGGGCGGCTCACGGGTGCCCGATATTCCCGCGCCGCCGACGGGGCCCGTGACCATCACCGCGCGGCTGCGGGATTCCGAAGGGGCGGTGCCGGGCAAGGAGCCGTTCCGCGAGGACGGCGTCCAGCAGGTGTACTCGATCAACACCTTGCAGATCGCCGAGCTCACCGGTGTACCGCTCACGGGCTCGTATCTGCAGCTGATCGAGGATCAGCCTGGCGGACTCGGCGTCATCGGGCTCCCCCACCTCGACGCAGGCCCCTTCCTCTCGTACGGCATCCAATGGATCGCGTTCGGCATCATCGCGCCGATCGGCCTGGCGTACTTCGTGCGCGCCGAAATTCTGCAGCGCCGACGGGAGAAGGCCGCCAAGGAGGCGGCGAACGCGGAGCCGGACAAGCCCCTCACGACCGAGGCGAAGCTCGCCGACCGCTACGGCAAGCGGCGCTGA
- a CDS encoding VOC family protein, translating into MTFPALNHVALTVRDLEVSAPWYRQLIGADPLIDEHTDAGFRHLVWTFDNGTLFGIHEHDRKAPDERFTEFRAGLDHVGFGCVDRAALEQWVQRLDALGVEHSGIVDESYGSGLSFRDPDGIALEFFAPPS; encoded by the coding sequence ATGACGTTCCCGGCCTTGAATCACGTCGCGCTGACGGTGCGCGACCTCGAAGTGAGCGCCCCCTGGTACCGCCAGCTGATCGGAGCAGACCCCCTGATCGACGAGCACACCGACGCCGGATTCCGGCATCTGGTGTGGACGTTCGACAACGGGACGCTGTTCGGCATCCACGAACACGACAGGAAGGCACCCGACGAACGCTTCACCGAGTTCCGCGCGGGGCTGGATCACGTCGGCTTCGGATGTGTGGATCGCGCGGCGCTCGAGCAGTGGGTCCAACGCCTGGACGCCCTCGGTGTCGAGCACAGCGGCATCGTGGACGAGAGCTACGGGTCGGGGCTGAGCTTCCGCGATCCCGACGGCATCGCGCTGGAGTTCTTCGCGCCACCTAGCTGA
- a CDS encoding helix-turn-helix domain-containing protein translates to MQAKDEESVDLRVRRRLRELRMQRGLTLDEVARRSSIDVSTLSRLESGKRRLALDHLPRLAAALAVSTDELLRTPEVEDPRVHANSHSRHGITYWPLTRQAAGGLLAYKIRISARRRTPPAELPVHEGQEWMYVLSGQVRLILGDRDFTVKPGEAVEFSTWTPHWFGVVDSPAEAITIFGVHGERLHLHG, encoded by the coding sequence ATGCAGGCAAAAGACGAGGAAAGTGTAGATCTGCGGGTGCGCCGTCGCCTCCGCGAGCTGCGCATGCAGCGGGGGCTCACCCTCGACGAGGTTGCGCGCCGGTCCAGCATCGACGTGTCGACGCTGAGCCGTCTCGAATCCGGCAAGCGGCGGCTGGCGCTCGACCATCTGCCCCGCCTGGCCGCCGCTCTCGCGGTGAGCACTGACGAACTGCTTCGTACCCCCGAGGTGGAAGATCCACGGGTTCATGCGAATTCGCATAGTAGACACGGAATCACCTACTGGCCGTTGACCCGGCAGGCGGCCGGCGGGCTGCTCGCGTACAAGATCAGGATCAGCGCCCGACGGCGTACGCCACCCGCCGAACTACCGGTGCACGAAGGTCAGGAGTGGATGTACGTGCTGTCCGGTCAGGTGCGACTGATTCTGGGAGACCGCGACTTCACGGTCAAACCCGGTGAGGCCGTGGAATTCTCGACATGGACGCCCCACTGGTTCGGTGTGGTTGACAGTCCGGCGGAGGCGATCACGATATTCGGCGTACACGGCGAACGGTTGCATCTGCACGGGTGA